In Macaca fascicularis isolate 582-1 chromosome X, T2T-MFA8v1.1, one DNA window encodes the following:
- the LOC102147140 gene encoding E3 ubiquitin-protein ligase SIAH1-like: protein MSEQTASLDTSSPPSKAPAQSDTTRSSIDLASFFQCPVCLDYALPPILQCPRGHLVCSSCHSKLISCPICRGPLGFIRNLAMEKVADFVLFPCRYACLGCEITLPHTEKADHEEVCKFRLYPCPCPGTLCKWQGTVDAIMPHLTNMHKCITTIEGEDIIFLATNIHLAGAFDWVMMQSCYGFHFMLVLQKQEDHNGDQQFFATVQLMGTRKEAENFTYRLELKGHRRRLTWEATPLPIHEDIAKTIKNRDCLIFGGNTALHFAENGDLSINATINKC from the coding sequence ATGAGCGAACAGACTGCTTCATTGGATACCTCGTCGCCACCCAGTAAGGCGCCTGCCCAGTCTGACACGACTAGATCCAGCATTGACTTGGCAAGTTTCTTCCAGTGTCCGGTTTGCTTAGACTACGCGTTACCGCCAATTCTTCAGTGTCCGAGAGGCCATCTTGTTTGTAGCAGCTGTCACTCAAAACTCATATCTTGTCCAATTTGCCGAGGCCCCTTGGGATTCATTCGCAACTTGGCTATGGAGAAAGTGGCTGACTTTGTACTTTTCCCGTGTAGATACGCCTGTTTGGGATGTGAAATAACTCTGccacacacagaaaaagcagATCACGAAGAAGTCTGTAAGTTTAGGCTTTATCCCTGCCCGTGCCCTGGTACTCTCTGTAAATGGCAAGGCACTGTGGATGCTATAATGCCTCATCTGACGAATATGCATAAGTGCATTACAACAATAGAGGGAGAGGATATAATTTTCCTTGCTACCAACATTCATCTTGCTGGCGCTTTCGATTGGGTTATGATGCAGTCCTGTTACGGTTTTCACTTCATGTTAGTTTTGCAGAAACAGGAGGATCACAATGGCGACCAGCAGTTCTTCGCAACTGTACAGCTGATGGGAACACGCAAGGAAGCTGAAAATTTTACTTACCGACTTGAGCTAAAGGGTCATCGGCGACGACTGACTTGGGAAGCGACTCCTCTACCTATTCATGAGGACATAGCAAAAACCATTAAGAATAGAGACTGCTTAATCTTTGGTGGCAACACTGCACTGCATTTTGCAGAAAATGGCGATTTAAGCATCAATGCAACGATTAATAAGTGTTGA